The following coding sequences are from one Selenomonas sputigena ATCC 35185 window:
- a CDS encoding FtsZ/tubulin family protein translates to MAKRQSDFVGDLLHSIQGGANAALHWQEVEKFFSEPRRWGRCNLWRAWSSVARDVRSAMADVRRVLSCGGALEEAKRVFLMITGKDGEFSLMEVQDVVDALTAALDEEAEVMLHVNCEKEFADGVRVNMAVRLDAG, encoded by the coding sequence ATGGCGAAGCGGCAAAGCGATTTCGTCGGCGATCTGCTGCACAGCATACAAGGCGGGGCGAACGCCGCGCTGCATTGGCAGGAAGTTGAGAAATTTTTTTCCGAGCCTCGGAGATGGGGACGGTGCAACCTGTGGAGAGCATGGAGCAGCGTAGCCAGAGACGTGCGCTCTGCGATGGCAGACGTGCGACGCGTGCTCTCGTGCGGCGGCGCATTGGAGGAGGCAAAGCGCGTATTCCTCATGATCACGGGGAAGGATGGGGAATTTTCCCTGATGGAGGTGCAGGACGTGGTGGATGCGTTGACGGCGGCGCTGGATGAAGAAGCGGAGGTGATGCTGCACGTCAATTGTGAGAAGGAATTTGCTGACGGTGTGCGTGTCAATATGGCGGTGCGGCTGGATGCGGGGTGA
- a CDS encoding RNA-splicing ligase RtcB, with the protein MERLEIKGKAATAIAYAKVIEDEAVEQIRRMCDYEFAEGAKIRIMPDVHWGKGCTIGTTMTVRDKVVPNLVGVDIGCGMYTVNLGKKELDLAKVDEAAHIIPSGRQLWEGRQAKFDFTELRCYRDLKNVKRIAKALGTLGGGNHFIEIDRAADGTNYLVIHTGSRSLGTQVAEIYQSLAIDLAHGKAALFAARDEMIRRYKAEGRRAELQEAIKELHRNFRPTKMSVPPDLAFLFGKYLDDYLHDIEICQRFARLNREKIAEKLLEHIGVTPSEAFHTVHNYIDTKEMILRKGAIAAHQGERVLIPINMRDGSILAVGRGDPEWNYSGPHGAGRLMSRTTARERFTLEEFQKEMAGVYTTSIGEGTLDEAPMAYKSLADIIDVIRDSVDVIEVLKPVYNFKAGGPKGAVEEME; encoded by the coding sequence ATGGAACGATTGGAAATCAAGGGAAAGGCCGCGACGGCGATCGCCTATGCGAAGGTCATTGAAGACGAAGCCGTCGAGCAGATTCGGCGCATGTGCGACTACGAGTTCGCCGAGGGTGCGAAGATCCGCATCATGCCCGATGTTCACTGGGGCAAGGGCTGCACGATCGGCACGACGATGACGGTGAGGGACAAGGTCGTGCCGAACCTCGTCGGCGTCGACATCGGCTGCGGCATGTATACGGTAAACCTCGGAAAGAAGGAACTCGACCTCGCCAAGGTCGACGAGGCGGCGCACATCATCCCGTCGGGCAGACAGCTGTGGGAGGGGCGGCAAGCGAAGTTCGACTTCACGGAGCTTCGCTGCTACCGCGATCTCAAGAACGTCAAGCGTATCGCCAAGGCACTCGGCACGCTCGGCGGCGGCAACCACTTCATCGAGATCGACCGCGCTGCGGATGGTACGAACTACCTCGTCATTCACACGGGCAGCCGCAGTCTCGGCACGCAGGTCGCCGAAATCTATCAGTCCCTCGCCATCGATCTCGCGCACGGCAAGGCGGCGCTCTTTGCGGCACGCGACGAGATGATCCGCCGCTACAAGGCGGAAGGACGCCGCGCCGAGCTGCAGGAAGCGATCAAGGAGCTGCATCGGAACTTCCGCCCGACGAAGATGAGCGTGCCGCCCGACCTCGCCTTTCTCTTCGGCAAGTATCTCGATGACTACCTGCACGACATCGAGATCTGCCAGCGCTTCGCAAGATTGAACCGCGAGAAGATCGCCGAGAAATTGCTTGAGCACATCGGCGTCACGCCGAGCGAAGCGTTCCATACGGTGCACAACTATATCGACACGAAGGAAATGATCCTTCGCAAGGGCGCTATCGCCGCTCACCAGGGCGAGCGCGTCCTCATCCCGATCAACATGCGCGACGGCAGCATCCTCGCCGTCGGCCGCGGCGATCCCGAGTGGAACTACTCCGGCCCGCACGGCGCAGGTCGGCTCATGTCAAGGACGACGGCACGCGAGCGCTTCACGCTCGAAGAATTCCAAAAGGAAATGGCGGGCGTCTACACGACGAGCATCGGCGAAGGCACGCTCGATGAAGCACCGATGGCCTACAAGTCACTCGCTGACATCATCGACGTGATCCGCGATTCCGTCGACGTCATCGAGGTTCTGAAGCCGGTTTATAATTTCAAGGCAGGAGGCCCGAAGGGGGCGGTGGAGGAGATGGAATAA
- a CDS encoding zeta toxin family protein gives MVTGEKKPEIVVFAGPNGSGKSTFVEILRPRMDYINADEIKKNIKCSDLEAAQIAEGQREDCLQEKRDFCFETVLSTNRNLDLLCRARVAGYFVRCYYVLTADPRINVYRVKTRVMSGGHDVPEDKIYERFWRAMKLVPQIVNVSDICHIYDNSEEEAFRIFKKRKDAFFYDECDDWHVEDIRLLTGIENMEYKNLNP, from the coding sequence ATGGTGACTGGGGAGAAGAAGCCTGAGATCGTAGTGTTTGCCGGTCCGAACGGCTCGGGAAAAAGTACCTTTGTGGAAATTCTTCGACCGCGGATGGACTATATCAATGCGGATGAAATTAAGAAGAACATCAAATGCAGCGATCTTGAGGCGGCACAGATTGCGGAAGGACAAAGAGAAGACTGCCTGCAGGAAAAACGAGATTTTTGTTTTGAAACAGTGCTATCCACGAATCGGAATCTGGACTTACTGTGCAGAGCAAGAGTGGCAGGGTATTTCGTTCGCTGTTATTATGTCCTTACCGCTGATCCGCGAATCAATGTTTACCGCGTCAAAACACGGGTGATGTCTGGAGGGCATGATGTCCCTGAAGATAAGATATACGAGCGTTTTTGGCGAGCGATGAAACTTGTGCCCCAAATTGTCAACGTCAGCGATATATGCCATATATACGACAATTCTGAGGAAGAGGCCTTTCGTATTTTCAAGAAACGCAAGGATGCGTTTTTTTATGATGAATGTGATGATTGGCATGTGGAAGATATTCGGCTTTTAACAGGAATTGAGAATATGGAGTACAAAAACTTGAATCCGTGA